AGCAACGGAGAGTTGGGCAGAGGGGCGGCCAGGCGCATCCCCTCCCCGAAGCCCGACCGCGCCAACGTGGACTCGCAGGACCGAACCAGCCGGGACAGGTCCTCCCGGCTCCACCAGGACCCCTTCCACCAGATACAGGGGGCTGCGGGGTCCTCCCGCAGCCGTTCGAGAAGGGCCTCCTCCAATCGCTCCGCCATGGGCGTCTCTCCTCTCTGTGAAAGGTCCCCCAGGAGATCGGACCTGCAAATCCAAGGCATCCCCCCGGTTTCCCTCGGGAACACCTTATTCTACAGGGGCCAAAGGACCTTGTCCCCGGCAAACATCGCGCCCCCGTTCCCTATCGGCGCATCCAGATCCGCTTCTGGAAACGCCCCATCCCGTCCAGGGCGTAGAGGAGAGCCGCCGCCTTGTTGCGCGGCCCGTGGGTGGCCGCGTCGATGGTGAGGGTCCCGTGGGCCAGGGAGAGATTGCGGGTGGCCGCCAGGGCGTGGCGGATCCCGTCGGGACGGTAGGAGGAGGCCCGCTCCAGGGCATCCGCCGCCCACTTCACCCCGTCGTAGGCCAGGACCCCCGGGACCACCAGGGATCGGGGCAGGGGATCCCGGTACTTCTGTCGGTAGGCCTTCAGGAAGGGTTGGAGCCCCGGGTCTCCCGGCGCCGCGTGGACCAGCCACCAGGTCCGGTTCAGGGCGCTCCCGCCCTGGGCCCAGAGGGAATCGTCGTACCCCGTGCCCCCGAGGACGGGCCCTTCGAACCCCGCCTCCCGGGCCTGAATCAGCAGCCGGGCCAGGATCCTGCCGGAGGCGGGGAACACCAGGACCTCCGTGCCCGCGTCCCTCACCACCCCCAGGGCGGGGGCGATGTCCTGCTCCGGCCCCTCCACCCCGAACCGGGCGGTCACCACCCCTCCCAGGCGCCGGTAGGCCGCCTCGAAGGCCCGGTCCACCGCCACCCCCCGGGGGTCCTCCAGGGGAAAGAACAGGGCCGCGGTGCGCCGCCCCAATCCCTGTCGGATGAAGTAGGCCAGGAGCTTCCCCTCGTAGGCGTCGTCGAAGACCAGCCGGAAGACGTAGGGATACGGGCGGTCCGGGGCGGCCAGGGTGATCCGGGAATCCCCCCCCTCCAGGACCACCAGGGGCACCCGGGCGGAGGTGCTCCAGGGGGCCAGCGCCAGCCCCCCCTCGTTGCCGCAGGCCGCCAGGATCAGGGAGGGCCGCAGGGACTGGGTGGCCTTGCGAGCCAGGGGAAGGACCTTCTGCGGGTCCGGCGCGTCGTACCCCAACAGCCGCACCCGGTACCCCCGGACTCCTCCCTGGGCGTTGATCTGGTCCACCGCCAGCTGGGCCGCCTTGAGGCGCGCCTGCCCCACCGGCCCCTGAGGGCCCGTCAGGGCGGTGAGGAGCACCAGGCGGAACTCCCCCCCCTCGGGGCGTCGGTCCGCCACGATCCGGTAGACCAGGGCCCCCATCATGAGCACCACCGCCAGGATCCCCATGCCCGCCCAGAACCGCTGTCGCGGGGACAGACGCCGAAGCGGCCGTCCCCCGGAACCGTCCAGGGGGGGCAGGTTGCCCGGTCGGGCCTCGATCCCCCGGCCTCCCTCCTCCGGGTACAGGGTCAGGAGGACCCGCTCCAGGGCGGAGAGAACCCAGATGGCGGACTCCCGGGAGACCCCCAGGCGTTCCTGAAGGTGCTCCCCCAACCCCAGCAGCACGTCCCGTTCCAGGGGACGGTCCAAGGGGACCCCCTCCTGCAGCGCCTCCCTCAGGGCGAAGGAGAAGAGGAAGTTCTCCCTGCGGTAATCGTCGCCGCAACGCTCCTCCAGGAGCTGGGAAAGCTGGTCCGGGTCCTGAAGCAGTCCCGGACCGAACTGGGACAGCACCTCCAGAATCCGCTCCACCGATCGATCGTTCATCCTCCAGCCCTCCTCGCCCCCGCTCTCAGGCGGGAAAAACCCGGGGTCATTGTAGCGCCCTCCCGGGGCCGCCCCAAGTCGCCCCTTCCCAAGGGCGAGGGGGAACCGGCGGGACGGGGTTCTGCCTCACTATCTTGAGGTTCTGCTATACTCTTGATTGCTCCCGGCTCAATGCTGGGCTGCAAAGTGTTTCTCCGTCAAGAGGAGGTGACCGGGGCATCCCGTCCTTGGGGAGGAGGGGGGCTCCACGCGATGAAGCGAACCCGGAAGTACCGCAAGATGGTCCCGGTGAAGGAAGTGCTCCAACACCCCAAGGCCTGCTTCGTCCAGAACATCTTCACCCCCAACGGCAGCGCCGTCCTGGTGCCCAACAAAGTCCCCATCTGCGACCTGGTGGCAAGCCTTCCGGAACCGGAACGGCTGATCCGCTCCCTGGAGAGCCAGGGCATCCGGGAAGTGGAGCTGGAGTTCCGTCACCCCCTGGACGTCCAGAAGACCAAGGCCCTCCTGGAGGAGATCGATTCCTCCTTCCGGGTGGTGGACGCCCAGCTGAGCAGCCAGGTGGTGGAGGACCTCTCGGACATCTACTCCCGCCTCACCATCGACCAGAAGTTCCACTTCCCCCGGGGAGAGGTGGAGCGCCTGGGGGGGATGCTGGCGGAGGAGGTGGGCAAGGCCACCCACATCCTGATGTCTCTGGTGAACCCGGAGACCGCGGACACCTACACCCAGACCCACAGCCTCAACGTCTCCCTCCTCTCGGGCTACCTGGCCAAGCGGCTCTGCGAACTCAAGGGTTTCCACCCCTCCCTGGTGGAGAAGGCCATCCAGGCGGGGCTCCTCTTCGACCTGGGCAAGGCGACGCTCCCCCGGGAGATCCTGGAGAAGCCGGAACCCCTGGGGGCGGAGGAACTTCGAATCGTCCGCTCCCACCCCGCCGAGAGCGTCCGCATCGCCCGGGCCTCGGGGGTCTCCGATCCGGACATCCTGGAGGGCATCCTGCACCACCACGAGCGATGGGACGGCTCGGGCTACCCCGACGGGCTGACGGAGAAGAAGATCCCCGTGATCGCCCGCATCCTGGCGGTGGCGGACACCTTCGACGCCATGACCTCCCAGAGGGTGTACAAGAACGCCGTGTCCTCCAAGGTCTCCTTCAACTTCATCATGAGCGCCAACGAGACCCACTTCGACCCGGACGTGTGCCGGGTCTTCCTGAGCGGCATGGGCATCTACCCGCCGGGCTGCGTGGTGGAACTCTCCGACGGCACCGTGGGCACCGTGGCGGCCTCCACGGAGGGCAACCTCCTCCAGCCCAAGATCCTCCTCCAGGAGGGGGACCAGACCCGAATCATCGAACTCTGCCGGGAAGCCCACCGCAATCTCTTCATCAAACGGGCACTGGACGTCTAAAGAGAGAGGGGGGGAGGCGCCAGCCTCCCCCCCTCTCTTTGGCGTCGCCTCTTCGCCCCAACCTGCGGGGCGCCCCGCCTCCGCCCTCAGCCCGCGACGGTGAGCTCCCGGGGGAAGGCGTTGAGAGGTTCGCACCCCGTCTCCGTCACCGCCACCAGGTTCTCGATGCGCACCCCGAACTCTCCGGGCAGGTAGATCCCCGGCTCGATGCTGAAGACGTTCCCCACCTCCAGGGGCAGCTCGCTCCCCTCGATGATGTAGGGGGCCTCGTGGACCGCCACGCCGATGCCGTGCCCCAGGCGGTTGAGGAAGTAGTTCCCGTAGCCCGCGTCGGCGATCACCTTCCGCGCCGCCCGGTCCACCTCCTGGGCGGGCACCCCCGGGCGCACCGCCGCCTCCCCTGCGACTTGGGCCTGTCGGACGATCTCGTAGACTTCCTTCTGCTTCGCCGTGGGCTCTCCCACGAAGAGGGTCCGGGTGGTGTCGGAGCAGTAGCCCCGGTAGCGGCACCCCAGGTCGAAGATCACCAGGTCGTTCTCCTGGATCACCCGGTCGCACCCCCCGTAGTGGGGCATGGAACCGTTGGGCCCCGAGGCCACGATGGGCTGGAAGGAGAGATCCTGAGCCCCCAGCTCCTCGAACCACTCCAGGATCTTCTTGGAAAGCTCCCGTTCCACCTGCCCGGGACGCAGGTACGCCGCCAGACGCCGCACCACCTCGTCGGCCATCTTGGAGGCCTGGCGCATCTTGTCCAGCTCCTCCGGGTCCTTGCGGCGGCGCAGGGGCTCCAGCAGCCGGGCCCCGTTGAGGTACGTCCCCGGCAGCGCCCCCTGGGCGTCCAGCAGGTCCACCGCCCGCATTCCGTCGTTGACGGCGATGCGTTTGCCCGCAAGCCCCAGGGCCTCGCACCCCCGGGTCCAGGCACCCAGGAAGCCCTGGTGGTCCTCCCAGACCTGGAGGGGCACGTCCGCCCCCAGGGTGCACCCCATGTCCTCCTGATAGAGCATGGGGGTCAGGGCGAAGAGACCGCTTCGGGAGACCATAAGCCCCTTGGGGCGCTCGTCGGGAAACAGCACCAGGCCGGACAGATATTCCAGGTCCGAAGAGGGCCCCAGATACACCGCATCCAGTCCCTCCTCCTCCAAACGTCTCCGAAGCCGCGCAACCCGCTGCTGCTGCAACATGGAATCGTTCCTCCTCCCACGATTTCAGACCGAAGCCGAAGCTGATATTTCTATTCCCTGTTTCCACTTTACTTTTTCTTCTTCGTTCGTCAATCCGCCTGCGCCACCTCTTACCCCCAATGGGAAACTTTTGGTATGATACGTACGTTACGCGCGTTACGCACGGCTCCCCAGGCAACCACCAAGCGCACAGGGAGGTCGACGGGATGAAGCCCATCCGGATCCTGATCACCGAAGACGACCCCATGGTCTCCTTCATCGTGGGGCGCATCGTGCACTCCCTGGGGGATTTCCTGGTGGTGGGACAAGCCGCCACGGGAGCGGAGGCGTTGGCCCAGATCCAGAGCCACACGGTGGACCTGGTGCTCCTGGACCTCTTCCTCCCGGGCAAGCATGGCGATCAGGCCTTGGCGGAGCTTCGCGCCCAGCGTTTCCCCGTGGACGTGATCGTCATCACCGCCGCCACGGACCGTTCCCGGGCACTGGACGCCCTTCGACTGGGGGCCTGGGACTACGTGGTCAAACCCTTCTCCTACGACCGCCTTCGGATCGCCTTGGAGACCTATCGGGACGCTTTCCGGTATCGGGAAAACCTCCCGCCCCAGCTCACCCAGGACCACCTGGACCGGCTTTTCTACCCCGAGGGACGGGAGTTTCTCTCCTCCCTGGGCACCTTGGCCCATCGCGGGGACATGACGGACCGCATCCTGGAGATCCTCAACCAGGAGAGCGAGTCCATGGCGGCGGGGGAAGTGGCGGAAAAGCTCGGGGTCTCC
The sequence above is drawn from the Aminomonas paucivorans DSM 12260 genome and encodes:
- a CDS encoding ABC transporter substrate-binding protein, whose translation is MNDRSVERILEVLSQFGPGLLQDPDQLSQLLEERCGDDYRRENFLFSFALREALQEGVPLDRPLERDVLLGLGEHLQERLGVSRESAIWVLSALERVLLTLYPEEGGRGIEARPGNLPPLDGSGGRPLRRLSPRQRFWAGMGILAVVLMMGALVYRIVADRRPEGGEFRLVLLTALTGPQGPVGQARLKAAQLAVDQINAQGGVRGYRVRLLGYDAPDPQKVLPLARKATQSLRPSLILAACGNEGGLALAPWSTSARVPLVVLEGGDSRITLAAPDRPYPYVFRLVFDDAYEGKLLAYFIRQGLGRRTAALFFPLEDPRGVAVDRAFEAAYRRLGGVVTARFGVEGPEQDIAPALGVVRDAGTEVLVFPASGRILARLLIQAREAGFEGPVLGGTGYDDSLWAQGGSALNRTWWLVHAAPGDPGLQPFLKAYRQKYRDPLPRSLVVPGVLAYDGVKWAADALERASSYRPDGIRHALAATRNLSLAHGTLTIDAATHGPRNKAAALLYALDGMGRFQKRIWMRR
- a CDS encoding HD-GYP domain-containing protein; this translates as MKRTRKYRKMVPVKEVLQHPKACFVQNIFTPNGSAVLVPNKVPICDLVASLPEPERLIRSLESQGIREVELEFRHPLDVQKTKALLEEIDSSFRVVDAQLSSQVVEDLSDIYSRLTIDQKFHFPRGEVERLGGMLAEEVGKATHILMSLVNPETADTYTQTHSLNVSLLSGYLAKRLCELKGFHPSLVEKAIQAGLLFDLGKATLPREILEKPEPLGAEELRIVRSHPAESVRIARASGVSDPDILEGILHHHERWDGSGYPDGLTEKKIPVIARILAVADTFDAMTSQRVYKNAVSSKVSFNFIMSANETHFDPDVCRVFLSGMGIYPPGCVVELSDGTVGTVAASTEGNLLQPKILLQEGDQTRIIELCREAHRNLFIKRALDV
- a CDS encoding M24 family metallopeptidase yields the protein MLQQQRVARLRRRLEEEGLDAVYLGPSSDLEYLSGLVLFPDERPKGLMVSRSGLFALTPMLYQEDMGCTLGADVPLQVWEDHQGFLGAWTRGCEALGLAGKRIAVNDGMRAVDLLDAQGALPGTYLNGARLLEPLRRRKDPEELDKMRQASKMADEVVRRLAAYLRPGQVERELSKKILEWFEELGAQDLSFQPIVASGPNGSMPHYGGCDRVIQENDLVIFDLGCRYRGYCSDTTRTLFVGEPTAKQKEVYEIVRQAQVAGEAAVRPGVPAQEVDRAARKVIADAGYGNYFLNRLGHGIGVAVHEAPYIIEGSELPLEVGNVFSIEPGIYLPGEFGVRIENLVAVTETGCEPLNAFPRELTVAG
- a CDS encoding response regulator — encoded protein: MKPIRILITEDDPMVSFIVGRIVHSLGDFLVVGQAATGAEALAQIQSHTVDLVLLDLFLPGKHGDQALAELRAQRFPVDVIVITAATDRSRALDALRLGAWDYVVKPFSYDRLRIALETYRDAFRYRENLPPQLTQDHLDRLFYPEGREFLSSLGTLAHRGDMTDRILEILNQESESMAAGEVAEKLGVSRITVRKYCEALVSAGRLVSKNHYQSKGRPIKKYQVLD